The following coding sequences are from one Lolium rigidum isolate FL_2022 chromosome 6, APGP_CSIRO_Lrig_0.1, whole genome shotgun sequence window:
- the LOC124662802 gene encoding uncharacterized protein LOC124662802: MEMPAEIKDYMELKFQGIASFQDKKRLQSLVSNFFHKMVQNSIPIVRGYVDDIQLVSSSSNKQEIDPTVGNEMQFSTQTKKNATTEEIKSEMVVYKPKKKVSEEQMEQFFQNMFLFHQIEVPKDNYNTSMDFKQILHKFSKGCSIGENSDGFDLPNNYPDYESSLLHPKDMASTIISNDSSVLIL, encoded by the exons ATGGAAATGCCTGCAGAAATAAAAGATTACATGGAACTAAAATTTCAAGGAATTGCTTCATTTCAG GACAAGAAGAGGCTGCAATCACTTGTTTCCAATTTCTTCCATAAAATGGTTCAAAACTCCATTCCAATTGTTAGAGGTTATGTAGATGACATTCAACTCGTCTCATCTTCATCTAATAAACAAGAAATTGACCCTACTGTTGGGAATGAAATGCAATTTTCTACTCAAACAAAAAAGAATGCAACAACTGAAGAAATCAAGTCAGAAATGGTTGTATACAAACCGAAGAAAAAAGTTTCAGAAGAACAGATGGAGCAATTCTTCCAGAACATGTTCCTTTTCCATCAAATTGAAGTCCCCAAGGACAACTACAATACTAGCATGGATTTCAAACAAATTCTACATAAGTTCAGTAAAGGTTGTTCAATTGGAGAAAATTCTGATGGTTTTGATCTACCAAATAATTATCCTGATTACGAATCAAGTTTGCTTCATCCGAAAGACATGGCATCAACAATCATTTCAAATGATTCATCCGTACTGATTCTCTGA